Sequence from the Candidatus Rokuibacteriota bacterium genome:
GTCGACGCGGCGACCATGCGGAAGTTCGTCGGCGGCTCCGGCCTCGGGGCCAAGATCCTCTACGACGAAGTGCCACCGGGAGTGGCCTGGAACGACCCGCGGAACCGTTTCATCGTGGGCTCGGGGCCTCTCGGCGGCACGCGCGTCATGGGGTCCGGGACGATCTCGATCGTCACCAAGGGGCCGCTCACCAACGGCGCCACCTCCACGCAGGCCAACGGCTATCTCGGCGCCTATCTGCGCTTCAATGGCTACGATGCCATCGTCATCCAGGGAGCCTCCGACGCGCTCGTCTACCTCTACCTGGTCGACGGAAAGGCCGAGCTGAGGGCGGCCGGCCACCTGGCCGGGAAGGACACGTGGGAGACCCACGATGCCATCGCGGCCGAGCTGGGCAAGAAGGAGAGCGAGGTCAGCGTCTTCGGCGTGGGGCCCGCCGGCGAGCACCTGGTGCGGTTCGCCGCCGTGGCCGGGGACAAGGGACATGTCGCGGGGCACAACGGCTCCGGCGCGGTGATGGGTTCCAAGAGGCTGAAGGCCATCGTCGCCGCCCGGACGCGGGGCGGCGTCAGGGTGCACGATCCGGCCGGGCTCGCCTCCACCGCGAGGGAGATCGTCGACGCGATCAAGGCGGACCCGGCCACGAAGCGGATGTACGACTGGGGCACCGGGATGCTCCTGAGCGGGGCGGAGGCGGGCGGCTACCTTCCCGTGAAGAACTACACCACCAACCTCTTTCCGGAGCACGAGCCCTTCATGGCCGTGAACTACCGGAAGCGCTTCGAGGTCAAGGCCGCGCCGTGCTGGGCCTGCCAGATGCACCACCTGCACATGATGACGGTCACCGACGGACCGTATGCGGGCTTCGTCGGGGAGGAGCCGGAGTACGAGCAGTGGGCGGCCTGGGGCCCGGTGATCGGCAACACCGACCCGGCCGGAGCCCTCGTGCTGTCGAACGAGACGGATCGCCTCGGCCTGGAGAACAACGAGGCCGGCTGGGTCATCGGGTGGGTCATGGAGTGCTTCGAGAAAGGCCTCCTCACCGAGGAACAGACGGATGGGCTCCGGATGAACTGGGGCAATGTCGAGGGCGCCCGGGCCATGCTCCGCAAGATCGCCCGCCGAGACGGCGTCGGCAACCTGCTGGCCGAGGGCATCATGCGGGCGTCCCGCTCGGTCGGCGGCGAGGCCGCCAGCCTGGCGATCTTCACGCACAAGGGGAACACCCCCAGGGGACACGATCACCGGGGCCGGTGGTTCGAGATGCTCGACACCTCCGTGTCGAACACGGGCACCATCGAGGCCGGCCCACCGGTCCTGCCCCAGGAGCTGGGGCTGAAGGAAGGGGATCCGTTCAAGGGGGCGGACGTCTCGACCTTCGTCGCAAAGACCAAGGGACGGATGCTCTTCGAGGACTGTCTCGGGACCTGTCGCTTCTGCACGCGGACGGAGCTGAAGCTCGTCACGAAGGCGCTGAATGCCGCGACCGGATGGGACATGGGCGTGGGCGTTCAACCTGAGGCACGGCGTCCCTGCCGAGGCGGAGAAGCCGTCGCTGCGCTACGGCTCGGTGCCCGTCGATGGCCCGGTCAAGAACAAGGCCATCGGTCCCGAGTGGGACGGGATGATGGACAACTACTACCAGCTCATGGGCTGGGACCGGCGGACGGGGAAGCCCTTGCCGGAGACCTTGAGGCGGTACGGGCTCGAGCAGCAGGCGCAGGACCTGTGGTAGGAGCCCGGACGGGGACGGTGCGTCTCGAGATCGTCCCCTGGCTCACTCAGCAGTTCGGGAAGGGCGACGCCTCCCGCCTTCTCCTCGAGGAGGACGTCGAGGGAGCCGTGACGCTCGGCGACTTCCTCGCCTCCCTGGCGGAGAAGTATCCGGCCTTCGGCACGGCCATCCTGGACATCGGCACCGGCCGGCTGGCCGAGCACGTGAGCATCGTCCACAATGGCACCGTGCTCGGCGGAAGCCGAGCCGCGGACGAGCTCGTCCGGGCCGGGGACTCGCTCATCTTCCTGCCCGCCTTCAGCGGAGGCTGACCCCCGGCCGGCGGTCGAGGGGGAGCCTGGCGGGCGCCCGGGAACTTTCTCCGGTCCTTGAAAGTTCTCCCAGCCGAGCCGACATGGGCAGCCGTGCGCGTCTTCCAAGATCGCAGTCCCTGAGTGCCCGGCGCGGGGCCCTGGCGGTCCTGGTTCTCGGCCTGGTCCTGGCCAGCCCCGCGGCAGCCGGGGCGCAATCGGCCGATCTCGTGGCGCAGGGCAAGTACATCTTCGGCGCGGCAGCGGGCTGCGGCTGCCACACCGAGCCCAAGAAGACGCTCAATGCCGGGGGGCGCAGGTACGACGGGCCATTCGGGACCGTCTACTCCTCCAACATCACGCCGGATCCGGCGACGGGGATCGGGAAGTGGACCGACCAGCAAGTCATCACCGCCATTCGTTCGGGCCGCCGGCCCAACGGGGAGCGCCTCCTTCCCGTCCATCCATACACGGTGTTCAACGGGATGGCCGAGGAGCACCTGCGCGCGCTGGTCGCCTATCTCCGCAGCCTGCCGCCGGTGAGCCGACCCAATACGCCGAAGAAGATCACGGTCCCGCTCTTCGAGAGCGTATTCCTGCCCGCATGGCTCGCGGCGTTCGCCCCGCGCGAGACGCCGCCGGCCACCGCGCCGACCTCCGGCCGGGCGCGCGGAGAGTATCTCGTGCGGGCGGTGGGCCACTGCGGCGAGTGCCACACGCCACGGGGCATGACGCAGGCGACGGACAACTCGCGCTTCCTGGCGGGCAACC
This genomic interval carries:
- a CDS encoding cytochrome c, translated to MGSRARLPRSQSLSARRGALAVLVLGLVLASPAAAGAQSADLVAQGKYIFGAAAGCGCHTEPKKTLNAGGRRYDGPFGTVYSSNITPDPATGIGKWTDQQVITAIRSGRRPNGERLLPVHPYTVFNGMAEEHLRALVAYLRSLPPVSRPNTPKKITVPLFESVFLPAWLAAFAPRETPPATAPTSGRARGEYLVRAVGHCGECHTPRGMTQATDNSRFLAGNQKGKGPEGKAVPNITPDKGTGIGDWTEEQIAEYLGTGNRPDGDVAGGLMGEVIQGTSAGLKDLTAADRLAIARYLKSIPAIKNEIGD
- a CDS encoding MoaD/ThiS family protein, with the protein product MSDTTGYTGRLLRVDLSTGQIGDEAVDAATMRKFVGGSGLGAKILYDEVPPGVAWNDPRNRFIVGSGPLGGTRVMGSGTISIVTKGPLTNGATSTQANGYLGAYLRFNGYDAIVIQGASDALVYLYLVDGKAELRAAGHLAGKDTWETHDAIAAELGKKESEVSVFGVGPAGEHLVRFAAVAGDKGHVAGHNGSGAVMGSKRLKAIVAARTRGGVRVHDPAGLASTAREIVDAIKADPATKRMYDWGTGMLLSGAEAGGYLPVKNYTTNLFPEHEPFMAVNYRKRFEVKAAPCWACQMHHLHMMTVTDGPYAGFVGEEPEYEQWAAWGPVIGNTDPAGALVLSNETDRLGLENNEAGWVIGWVMECFEKGLLTEEQTDGLRMNWGNVEGARAMLRKIARRDGVGNLLAEGIMRASRSVGGEAASLAIFTHKGNTPRGHDHRGRWFEMLDTSVSNTGTIEAGPPVLPQELGLKEGDPFKGADVSTFVAKTKGRMLFEDCLGTCRFCTRTELKLVTKALNAATGWDMGVGVQPEARRPCRGGEAVAALRLGARRWPGQEQGHRSRVGRDDGQLLPAHGLGPADGEALAGDLEAVRARAAGAGPVVGARTGTVRLEIVPWLTQQFGKGDASRLLLEEDVEGAVTLGDFLASLAEKYPAFGTAILDIGTGRLAEHVSIVHNGTVLGGSRAADELVRAGDSLIFLPAFSGG